ATCACCCCCCTTGGCTGCAGCTTCCAGCGAACCGGTTGTGATTTCGCCGGCGGCGAAGTCACTCGAGGGATACTCTGGGGCCAACTCCTTCGCGCGTTTTACCAGTTCCTGCGACCCGACGTACGTCGTGAGACAGCCGCGGTTCCCGCAAATGCAGGGATGACCATGCACGTCGATCGTGACGTGGCCGATCTCACCGGCCACGCCCCCGGCGCCTCGAAAGATCCGTCCGCCTATGAAATGCCCCGCGCCGATACCGGTCGCGATCTTGATGAACGTAAAATCCGAAAGCCCTCGGGCCGCTCCCCACCAGTGCTCTGCGAGAGCGCCAAGATTCGCGTCGTTGTCCAGCAGTACCGGTACGTCGTATTGCTGGCTCAGAACCTCGAGCCCGTGTCGGCCATCCCAGTTCACCATGGCCAGCCGCGAGACGCGCTCCGGATGACGCGGGTCCATCGGACTCGGCAGCGCGACGCCGATTCCCAGCAATGGCGCGGCGTCGACGTCGATCATGCCCAGGCAGGCGTCACAGAGCTTCGCGATCAGTTGCCGCGTTCCCTCGGCATCACCATGCACCGGGAACTCCTGATGCTGCCACGCACGCACGCGACCACGCAGGTCGGTCAGCACCACCGACACATGCGAGGCACCCACGTCGACACCCAACAACGAAAACGCGTCGTACTGGAACTTGAGTACGATCGGCCGACGCCCACCGCTCGATGCACCCACGCCCGCCTCGGCCACGAGGCGCGTGGGCAACAGCGCATCGACGATCTCCGAGACGGTGGAGCGCGACACCTCCAACCGCCGGGCGATGTCGGCGCGTGAAATATGCTCCTCGTCCCAGATCAATCGCAGGATCGTGGTGGCGAGCGGGCGGGGGCGGGACGGGTCGGCGCCTGGGGCGCCGACCTCGCAGCGGATGGTGTCGGTCATCAATCTCTCCGTAGGGCTCGAGCGGGCAGCCCCGAAGATAGCGCTACTTGTGTACCAACACGTTGTCCACGTACACGGTTTTCAGATCGCCGGAGAAGATCAGCTGCGCGAGGTTGCCGCGCGCCGTCAGACCCGGGAACGCCGTAAACGGGATGTCCAGCCTGACCCAACTCCCCGTCACAAGCGCTGGCGTGGTGGAGGCCGTGAGCGTGACTTCGTGCTCGGAGTCGTCACCGCCGCCGAACGTGCCGTTCGCCCCGAAATTCACCAGTTTCACCTTGAAGACGGCCGGTGCGGCTGTCGCGTCCGGCGTCCAGATATCCATCGAGAAGTGCGTCATCGTGCTCGCGTTGATCTGCTTCGAGATGAACTCGATGCCGGCAAACACGACGTTGCTGTACCGCTTCACATCATCGTTTCCGATCTTGATGTCCGCCACGTCCGCCTGATCCCAATCGGCCGACCACGTGTCCGCGCCGTTGCTGGTGTACGCGTTGGAGAACAGCGCAATGGCGTTCGCCGCCGTGTATGTCGGTGTCGGTGCGGCCGTCGTGGGCGCAGTCGGAGCGCCACTCGACCGATAGAAGTAGACGTTGTCGACGTACAGCGTGGTCAGTGTGCCGGACAGGATGAGCTGCGCGAGATTCTTGCGCGTGGTGAGACCGGTGAAGGCCGAGAACGGAATGTCGAGCGAGATCCAGGCACCGGTGGTGAAGCCCGGCGTGGTCGTGCGCGTGATTGAGATCTCGTGCTCGACGTCGTCACCGCCGAATACCCCGTTGGCCCCGAAGTCCACCAGCTTGATCTTGAGCAGCGCGGGCAGCGCCGTGGCGTCGGGCGTCCACAGGTCCATGTGCATCGTCGTCATCGCCGTGGCATCCACCTGCGAGGTCGTGAACTCGATGCCGGCGAACGACATGCCCGTGTAGCGCTTCACGTCGTCGTTGGCCACCTTGACGTCCGCGACATCGGCGATGTCCCAATCGGCGGACCACGTGCCCACCGTGCGGTTGGTGTAGGCGTTGCTGAACAGCGAGATCACGTCCGCCGATGCGCGCGTCGGCGTCGGTGCGGCGACAGTTGGTGCGTTCGGCGTCGGCGGAGCCGCGGTCTTGTAGAAGTAGACGTTGTCGAGGTACACCGTCGCGCTCGATCCCAGGAGAATGAGCTGCGCGAGGTTAGCGCGCCGGGTGAGTCCGGTGAATGACGACAGCGGGATATCGATGCTGTTCCACGCGTTTGCCACCAGCGGCGGCGTGCTGCCCGGCGTGATGGCCACTTCGTGCTCGCTATCGTCGCCACCACCGAACACGTTGTTCGGACCGAAGTCCACCAGCTTCACCCGGAAGGACGCTGCGTCATAGACGTACACGTCGAGGTGAAGATGCGTCATGGCCGTCGCGTTGACCTTCGTGCCGATGAATTCGGCCGCCGCGAACGTGAGGTTCGTGTAGCGCTTGGTCGCGTTTCCACCGATCTGCACGTCGGCCACATCTGCCTGGTCGAACGAGGCCGACCACGTGTCCACCGGTACATTGGTGTAGGCATTGCTGAACAGGGAGACCACGTCAGCCGCTGCGCGCGTCGGTGTCGGTGCCGCCGCGCTCGGTGCCGTCTGCGTGCGCAGCGTGATCGCTCCGGTCGCCGTCGTCTCGCCGAGTTTGGCGGTGATCGTGCTCGTGCCGACGCCCACCGTGGTGATCGCGCCCGTCGCGCTCACGGTGGCCACCGCGGCATTCGACGAGGCGAAGGTGAAGTAGCCGGCCGACGCCTCCGTGATCTGCTCGACGCCGCCAATCGTGTGCGCAACCCTGGTGCCTGTCAGGGCCACGGTCGCACCGACTTCCGACGTGATCGACTGCGTCGGGATGCTCGGGCGAGGCGTGCCCAGATCGACCGTTTCGAATTTGATCTCGTCAAACCAGATCGTGTAACCAACGCCGTTTTCCGGTCCTTCGGCGAAGTAGAACATGCCGCGTTCCGCCGTCAGCTTCGAGGCGAGCGGAATCGGCAGCGTATACTTCGTCCACGTCGTCGTCAGGTCGAGCGCCGACCGCTGTGCGGTGAGTGTCGACGTGCCGGTGTTGTCGTTGCCAAGACCGACAACATCGAGCTTGGCGCTGATGCTGGCCTTCGCCCAGAACGTCACGGCGTTGTAGCTGCTCAAGTTGCGCGGCACCTGCGCCACGAACGCGCCACCGGCGTATCCGCCGGTCGGATCGCCAGGGGATGGCACGATCACCTTGAGCGCTGCCGTTCCCTCGCGCTTCATCGTCGCATCCGACGACAGGGCGTCGGTCTTCGAGCCGCTGAATCCCTGAAAGTCGACACCGGCGCCGAACGCGTCGCCGAAAATGGTGCCGCCTGACGGGAACGGGGCTGGCTCGAGCATGCTCGTGTCACGGCTGCAGGCCGCGGTCAACAACAAGCCGGCAAGGCCAAACAGGCGGGACGCGGACGAGGGCAAATGCATGGCGATTCACTCCGGGAGGAAATAGCGGAGGCGCTGGCAGGCGGCCGGGGAGGGAGAGGCACGCCGAATAAGTTTGTCCAGTAACCGAACAAAGAATGACGCAAGGCGGGCGACCTGTCAAGGAAAGTTTTATGAGTAGTCGAAGGCTTGGTCCCGCCGTGTCCGTTCCATAACTTTGCGCGGATGCCGCATAATCATCCGCCGCATCGCGACTTCCTGAACATCGCCGACTTCTCCCCCGCGGAGACGTTCGCCCTGCTCAACCTGGCCGAACGCATGCGCACTGGCGCCTACGATCGTAAGCCATTGGCGGGCAAGGCGTTGGCCATGATCTTTATGAAGTCCTCGACGCGTACGCGCGTGTCGTTCGAAGTCGGGGTGACCCAGTTGGGCGGCACCGCGCACTTCCTGTCCCCCCGCGACGTCCAGCTGGGCCGCGGAGAGCCGATCGCCGACACCGCGCGGGTGCTCGACCGCTACGTGCACGGTATCATGATCCGCACCTTCGCCCATGCCGACGTGGAAACGCTGGCCGAGTATGCGAAGGTGCCCATCATCAACGGCCTCACCGATCTGTCGCATCCCTGCCAGATTCTGGCCGATGTGCTCACGATCCAGCAGCATCTGGGCGACGTGCGTGGCAAGACCGTCGCGTGGATCGGCGACGGCAACAACATGGCCAACTCGTGGATCGAGGCGGCCGCGCATCTTGGCTTTACGCTGAAGCTCGCCTGTCCTGAAGGATACGATCCCGATGACACGTTCCTGCGGGCCGGTCTCTCGTCTGGGATGGTGCTGCTGCTGCGCGATCCGCGGGAAGCGGCCGCTGGTGCGGACGTGGTGACCACCGACGTGTGGGCGTCGATGGGGCAGGAGGAGGAGCAGGCCAAGCGGGCGCTGGCGTTTGCCCTCTATCAAGTGGACGCGCCACTGATGGCGCTGGCGGCACCGCAAGCCATTTTCCTGCATTGCCTCCCGGCGCACCGCGGCGAAGAAGTGACCGCCGAGGTCCTCGACGGCCCGCAGAGTGTCGTCTGGGACGAAGCCGAGAATCGCCTGCATATTCAGAAGGCGATCATGGCCGCGCTGATGGGGAACGAAGCGCTCTAACCCGGAATTCACACCACATGCCAATCGCTGAAGGAATACCCGCCCCCGATTTTACCCTCCCCACCGACGCGGGCGACACGCTCACGCTGTCCTCCCTCCGTGGTCAGTGGGTCGTGCTCTTTGCTTATCCGAAGGACGACACCTCCGGCTGCACCGTCGAGGCGTGCGAGTTCCGTGACGCGCTCCCGCGCTTCGATGCGTCGAAGGCGGTCATCCTCGGTATCAGCCCCGACTCCGTGAAGTCGCACGTGAAATTCAAGGCGAAGTTCGAACTGCCGTACACGCTGCTGGCCGACGAAGAGAAGTCTGTGCTGCAGGCGTACGACGTGTGGAAGGAGAAGTCCATGTACGGCAAGAAGTACATGGGCGTCGAGCGCACCACCTTTCTGATCGACCCCAAGGGACAGATCGCGAAGGTCTTTACCAAGGTGAAGCCGGCCGGTCACGCGGCTGAAGTCATGGCGGCGATCACCTGAGTTTCGCAGAGAATCACTGCCAGCGTGGCAATTCGCTGGCACGTTCCTGCCAAACTGGTCATGTTTCTGGGCGCGGCCGCTCCGGTCGCGCCCAGCTTCTTTTCCAGCCATGACAGCTATCGCTCCCGGCACGCTCAAGCGTACGCCGCTCCACGACGTTCACGTCGCCTTAGGCGCGAAGATCGTCCCCTTCGCCGGTTACGAAATGCCGGTGCAGTATCCCACTGGCATCACCGCCGAGCACAATGCGGTGCGTACGGCGTGCGGCATGTTCGATGTGTCGCACATGGGTGAAGTGATCGTCCGTGGTCCCGACGCGATGCGTTTCGTGTCGTCGGTGACGAGCAACGATGTCGAGGCGCTCGCGGTCGGACAGATCCAGTACTCCACGCTGCTGCGCGCTGATGGCACCATCGTCGATGACTTGCTCGTGTATCGGTTCGCCGATCATCTGATGCTGGTGATCAATGCGAGCAATCGCGATAAGGATCTCGCGCATCTTCAGGAGAACATCGCCGGCTTCGATTGCACGATGACGGATATCTCCGACAGCATCGCGCTGCTCGCCGTGCAGGGGCCGCAGGCGCCGGCGATCGTGGCCTCGCTGGCCGATGTGCCGCTCGACGGCATCAAGTACTACTGGTTTACCGAAGGCAATGTGGCCGGCGTGCCGTGCATCATTTCGCGCACCGGCTACACCGGCGAACTCGGCTTCGAGTTGTACTTCGACGCCGCGCACGCCGTGACGGTGTGGAACGCCGTGATGACGGCCGGTGCGGTGACGCCCGCAGGGCTTGGCTGCCGCGATTCGTTGCGCCTCGAGGCGGGCATGTGCCTGTACGGCAACGAGCTCGATGATCGCACCACGCCGATCGAAGCGGGGCTGAACTGGCTTGTCAAGCTCGCCAAGCGCGAGCCGTTCTTGGGCAAGGACGTGCTGGTTCGTCAGCATCAGGAAGGCACCGACCGCAAGCTCGTCGGCTTCACGATCGATGAACGCGCGATCCCGCGACATGGTCACGGTGTGGTGTACGGCGGCGTGGCGATCGGTGAGGTCTGCAGTGGCTGTATGAGCCCCACGCTCGGCATACCGATCGGCACGTGCTATGTGCCGGCCGCCGCAGCGGTGGAAGGCACCACCTTTGAGGTCGATATCCGTGGACGGCTGCTGCCGGCCCGTGTGGTGAAGCTGCCGTTCTACAAGCGGGCAGGGAAGGCGTGAGCGCGCGTCCGCGCCCCGCAGCAATGCGGCGTGGCGGCGTAGAAGACGGCGCCGCCAGCGTCGTGGCGATTCTCATGACCGATGTCGAGCCAGCGGTGCGATTGAACGCCGCGCTCGAGGCCGCCGGATTGACCACCGTGACGATTTCGCCGATGGACGATGTGCGCGGTGATCTGCATCGCGCGCGTCCCGACGTCGTCGTGCTCACCGGTGCGTTGCTCGACGCCGCGAATATGTCGTTGGTGCGACGCCTGCTGTGGGAGAACGTGGCCGTCCTAGGCTTCACGGATGTCTCCGATCCGCAGATGGTCGAGCGGTTGCGCGAGATCGGCTACGCCGAGACGTGGCCGAAGCCGGTGCGGATCGAAGATGTCGTTGACAGTATCAAACGTCGGCTGGAGCGACAGCGCCTGGCCGAGCTCACCGGACTCGTCGGTGAGTCTGCGGCCATTCGCGAAGTGTTGGTGAAGGTCGAGCAGATATCGCCAGTGACCAGCACCGTGCTGATCGAGGGTGAAAGCGGTACCGGGAAGGAACTCGTGGCGCGCGCGATTCATCGTCTCAGTCCGCGTCGGGGGAAGCCGTTCATCGCGGTGAATGTGGGTGCGCTGACCGAGACGTTGCTCGAGAGCGAACTCTTCGGTCATGAGAAGGGTGCGTTCACCGGCGCGGCCGAACGTCGCCTTGGTCGCTTTGAATTGGCGGACACCGGTACGCTGTTTCTGGACGAGATCGGTGAGATACCGTCGAGCACGCAGGTCAAGCTGTTGCGCGTGCTTGAAGAGCGCGAAGTGACGCGTGTCGGTAGTGGTCAGCCGATCGCAATCGATGTGCGGGTGGTCGCGGCAACGAATCGTCCGTTGCGCGAGCATGTCGACGACGGCGGTTTCCGCGCCGACTTGTTCTATCGCCTCAACGTGCTCGGTATTTATCTGCCGCCGCTGCGCGAGCGTCGCGACGATATCCCGCTGCTTGTGCGGCGCTTCGTCACCGAGTTCGCCGCGCTACACGATCGCGAGTTCCACGGGATCTCGGCCGAGGCGTTGACACTGTTGGTCGAGTACGATTGGCCTGGCAACGTCCGCGAACTGCGTAATCTCGTGGAGAGCATGGTCGTGCTCGCACACGGACGTGAGATCGGCCCGGATGACATCCCGCGCGCGATCCGCGAGGGCGGTGGCCGGAGGCGGTTGCCGGTGCACGTGGGCCCGGTGGTACGAGAGGGCGAACGGGCGCAGGGGCGGGAGCTGGAGTTCATCGTGCGATCGCTGGTCGAACTCAAGTTACAAGTCGAGGAGTTGCGTCGTCGGATGGACGTGGAAACGCGTACGTCCGCGCCAGGCTGGGTCGGTGATGTGCGGTCGCCGTCAGTGGGAGCGGGAGAGATCTCGGGAGAAGTGGTGCCGATGCCGGGGTTCGGACTGATGCGTGGCATCGAACCTCGAGAGCAGGGACCGCAGGCCACGGTGATTACACTCGGGCCCGGAATGACGATGGCGGAGATCGAGCGGCTGGCAATTCAGGCGGCGCTGCGGGATACCGCTGGGAACCGACGGAAAGCGGCCGATCTGCTGGGAATCGGGGAGCGTACGCTCTATCGGAAGCTCCGCGAGTACGACGGCGAGGACCCAGAGCAGGGAGACGAGGGGGACGCCCCCTTCGACGAGACTTGAGGTCTGGGACGATACGTCCATGCCGGACAACGCCTTGTGAAATTCTGAGTCTTGCTGGAACGCGACTCTGGTCACATATTAGCTCCGCAGAGAACCGAACACAGGTGTTTGGTATGCATCAGCCGCGGAGACACTTCTGTCCATACCCGTCAATTTCGGCATGACGTCCCCTCAGACCCCCTCCGGTATGATTGCCGGGAGTGTGCTGCCTATCCGTCGGGCCGAAGAGCTGATTGCCACCCTTCCCGGGGTGTTGTCGGTTCGTATCGTACCGAACGAGACAGGCGCCGTGGATGAGATCCACGTGCTGACCACCGACCTGGTCCTCCCGAAGAATACGGTTCGCAACATCGAGAGCGCGCTGATGGCGCAGCTCGGTCTCCGGGTGAATCACCGAAAGATCTCAATTGCGACCACATTGGACGCTCCGCGGGCGGCCGATCTGCCGCCGGCGGCTCAATCGCCGGCGGGCTTGAGCGCGATGGCCGGCGGTGCGGCGGCGCCAGTGGCGCCCGCTCCCGCAGTTCCGGCCACTGCATCCGTTGCGTCTGCGTCCCCCGGTGGTCACATAGGGGGACCTCCGCGTGCCGCGGCGGCCATTTCGCCGCTGGGCGACGCGACGCCCTCTGGTCGTCGTGTGTTGGTCTTCGAGGATGTGGAAGTTCGTCGCTCGCGTTCACGTGGTGTGCTGTGCCGGGTGACGCTGAGCCGTGACGGGCAGGAGTTTGTGGGTGAGTCGGAAGGTCAGGAAAGCGAGCGATCGCGGATCGACCTGGCGGCTCGCTCGACGTTGTTGGCGATCGTATCGGCCACGAAAGCGACGCCGGGCGGAGAACGCTCGTTGGCGCTGGAAGGGTCGAAGCTGATCGACGCCTTTGACCGTGAGTTCATTTTCGTCAGCGTGGCGGCGCGCGTCGGACGCGAGCCGGTGGTACTGACTGGAAGTTGTGAAGTGCGTGAAAGTGCCGAAACGAGCGCGGTGCTCGCGGTGCTGGATGCGACGAACCGCTGGATGCACATCGATCGTTAGCTCATTCGTGGAGCGCCGCGGGTTGGCGCTTCTTTCGTCCCCCTCATCGTCTAACGAGACGAAACAACAAGTGTCCCCGTCAACCGAACCAGAGCGGAGCTGAGCGGGCAGGCCAAGCAGTAGGAGCGGAGCCAACCTCGTCAAGCATGTGGAGTCCCGAGCGGGACACACGTGACTACCCCGATGGGAGGTGACGCAAAGATGGAATTCGTGGCCCAGCTCGTGAATGCGATGTGGTCGTTCGTGTTGGCTGATCTTAAGCTTTGGGGCTGACCTAAAGCACTAGGTTGACGGGGACCGGTTTTCTCTATGTCCATGAAGACAAGCGTAATCGCCTATGTGTATGCGATCGTGGCAGCTGCCGCTGCCTCGCTTGTCGGGCTGTATGTGTATCAGCCGGACGTAAATGTTCTATTCTTGGCGGGCGCTGGTTGGCTGACGTTGGTTGCTTTCCTAGGGACTGTTCTTAGCTACCGGGTACAGGGAAGCACTTTTGGCGCAGTTTCATTTATCCCGTTCTTAACTGCGTTTGTCCTGTATCCATCGTGGGCCACCGTTGCGATCGTCGGTACGGGTGCGTTCATCGCTGAGATGATCAAGCCCAAAATGGCGATCAAGCGCGCCTTTAATGTGGCGCAGATCGTACTTGCGGGATGTTTTGCGATCGCTGTCTACATAACGCTTGGTGGGTTACCGCTACTCCTTGATCCGGA
This region of Gemmatimonas groenlandica genomic DNA includes:
- a CDS encoding ROK family transcriptional regulator, yielding MTDTIRCEVGAPGADPSRPRPLATTILRLIWDEEHISRADIARRLEVSRSTVSEIVDALLPTRLVAEAGVGASSGGRRPIVLKFQYDAFSLLGVDVGASHVSVVLTDLRGRVRAWQHQEFPVHGDAEGTRQLIAKLCDACLGMIDVDAAPLLGIGVALPSPMDPRHPERVSRLAMVNWDGRHGLEVLSQQYDVPVLLDNDANLGALAEHWWGAARGLSDFTFIKIATGIGAGHFIGGRIFRGAGGVAGEIGHVTIDVHGHPCICGNRGCLTTYVGSQELVKRAKELAPEYPSSDFAAGEITTGSLEAAAKGGDPLASRVVHEAAEHIGAVIAGMLNLLNPAAVILGGGLPKLREQVLVPIRETVLRRTFVSAVASSEIHVSTLGDRAIAIGAATLVLDAVLQDPKSLLPTQASSP
- the argF gene encoding ornithine carbamoyltransferase; this encodes MPHNHPPHRDFLNIADFSPAETFALLNLAERMRTGAYDRKPLAGKALAMIFMKSSTRTRVSFEVGVTQLGGTAHFLSPRDVQLGRGEPIADTARVLDRYVHGIMIRTFAHADVETLAEYAKVPIINGLTDLSHPCQILADVLTIQQHLGDVRGKTVAWIGDGNNMANSWIEAAAHLGFTLKLACPEGYDPDDTFLRAGLSSGMVLLLRDPREAAAGADVVTTDVWASMGQEEEQAKRALAFALYQVDAPLMALAAPQAIFLHCLPAHRGEEVTAEVLDGPQSVVWDEAENRLHIQKAIMAALMGNEAL
- a CDS encoding peroxiredoxin yields the protein MPIAEGIPAPDFTLPTDAGDTLTLSSLRGQWVVLFAYPKDDTSGCTVEACEFRDALPRFDASKAVILGISPDSVKSHVKFKAKFELPYTLLADEEKSVLQAYDVWKEKSMYGKKYMGVERTTFLIDPKGQIAKVFTKVKPAGHAAEVMAAIT
- the gcvT gene encoding glycine cleavage system aminomethyltransferase GcvT, with the translated sequence MTAIAPGTLKRTPLHDVHVALGAKIVPFAGYEMPVQYPTGITAEHNAVRTACGMFDVSHMGEVIVRGPDAMRFVSSVTSNDVEALAVGQIQYSTLLRADGTIVDDLLVYRFADHLMLVINASNRDKDLAHLQENIAGFDCTMTDISDSIALLAVQGPQAPAIVASLADVPLDGIKYYWFTEGNVAGVPCIISRTGYTGELGFELYFDAAHAVTVWNAVMTAGAVTPAGLGCRDSLRLEAGMCLYGNELDDRTTPIEAGLNWLVKLAKREPFLGKDVLVRQHQEGTDRKLVGFTIDERAIPRHGHGVVYGGVAIGEVCSGCMSPTLGIPIGTCYVPAAAAVEGTTFEVDIRGRLLPARVVKLPFYKRAGKA
- a CDS encoding sigma-54 dependent transcriptional regulator, giving the protein MSARPRPAAMRRGGVEDGAASVVAILMTDVEPAVRLNAALEAAGLTTVTISPMDDVRGDLHRARPDVVVLTGALLDAANMSLVRRLLWENVAVLGFTDVSDPQMVERLREIGYAETWPKPVRIEDVVDSIKRRLERQRLAELTGLVGESAAIREVLVKVEQISPVTSTVLIEGESGTGKELVARAIHRLSPRRGKPFIAVNVGALTETLLESELFGHEKGAFTGAAERRLGRFELADTGTLFLDEIGEIPSSTQVKLLRVLEEREVTRVGSGQPIAIDVRVVAATNRPLREHVDDGGFRADLFYRLNVLGIYLPPLRERRDDIPLLVRRFVTEFAALHDREFHGISAEALTLLVEYDWPGNVRELRNLVESMVVLAHGREIGPDDIPRAIREGGGRRRLPVHVGPVVREGERAQGRELEFIVRSLVELKLQVEELRRRMDVETRTSAPGWVGDVRSPSVGAGEISGEVVPMPGFGLMRGIEPREQGPQATVITLGPGMTMAEIERLAIQAALRDTAGNRRKAADLLGIGERTLYRKLREYDGEDPEQGDEGDAPFDET